In a single window of the Magnolia sinica isolate HGM2019 chromosome 7, MsV1, whole genome shotgun sequence genome:
- the LOC131251442 gene encoding basic blue protein, translated as MAQGRGSARRSAVGAVAVLLCLLVHCEIAHAAVYNVGDNGGWTFNVVNWPKGKRFRAGDVLVFKYDSTSHNVVSVNSNGYNGCTTPRGAKVYKTGNDRITLAKGQNFFICNFVGHCQGGMKIAVTAA; from the exons ATGGCTCAGGGAAGAGGCAGTGCAAGGCGGTCAGCGGTCGGTGCTGTGGCCGTGCTACTCTGCCTACTTGTGCACTGCGAGATCGCTCATGCGGCAGTGTATAATGTCGGAGATAACGGCGGGTGGACCTTTAATGTTGTGAATTGGCCCAAAGGAAAGCGTTTTAGGGCGGGAGATGTGCTCG TTTTCAAGTATGACTCAACGAGCCACAACGTGGTCTCGGTGAACAGCAACGGTTACAATGGCTGCACGACTCCGAGGGGTGCTAAGGTGTACAAGACCGGGAACGATCGGATCACGCTGGCCAAGGGACAGAACTTCTTTATCTGCAATTTTGTGGGACACTGTCAGGGAGGGATGAAGATCGCAGTTACTGCAGCGTAA